From the genome of Lotus japonicus ecotype B-129 chromosome 6, LjGifu_v1.2, one region includes:
- the LOC130723462 gene encoding FT-interacting protein 4-like — protein MENQRRSNESAPEDNKLTRKYDLVEKMQYLFVRVVRARGFPNAHDLCVEVKLGNLEATTRFSEGKFVSPEWNQVFAFEEEKIHAFHVVVMVKDNTDMSDAYIGRVKFIVDEVPKRVPPESSLAPQWYKLEDQTGTQLARGDIMLSLWKGTQADEYFPKAWCSDATDASGDAFLYTGSKVYLTPTLWYLRVNVIQAQDLLLRLDPQSSDLFVQVDLGALRLRTGFSKNKSENPLWNEDLIFVAQEPFDDTLVLSVEQGTLADHVSLGRHYLQLKGVYKRLDGAGVDSRWYNLDETPTAEVKFASKLNARISLDGAYHVMDEPVEYCSDFRPSAEAIRKPSIGVLELGILKATGLVPMKMGARIDAYCVVKYGPNWVRTRTIVDSLSPKWNEQYIWEVYEPFTVITIAVFDNNQLDANNRGARDEMIAKVRIRLSTLDRSKVYTHSYPLISLQPSGVEKVGEIHLAVRFSWPIVSSLDMYKFHTSPLFPRHHYLFPLSPYQFDNLRNQAAHVIAQRLTRAEPPLGKEVVHCMLDVGSDMWSMRKGIINYNRVMSFLGYFVYFRTLLEDIKSWKNPVTTLLVYLQCIIMLLYPEPIFPLVCIYTLYIGSKRYFERSKHPGHIDAALCGADTTSPEDLEEELDVFPTQIGGRSLINRYDRLRIIARNTQRIANDWATMGEKLQSLCSWRDPRATQMLLIFCCVGMLVTIIFPTKIIIFISITFYLRHPWLRSSSPSILETLFNRMPSENAFIL, from the coding sequence ATGGAAAATCAAAGGAGGAGTAATGAATCTGCCCCTGAAGATAACAAACTCACAAGGAAATATGACCTGGTTGAAAAAATGCAGTACTTGTTTGTGAGGGTTGTGAGGGCCAGAGGCTTTCCCAATGCCCATGACCTTTGTGTTGAAGTCAAACTTGGAAACTTGGAAGCAACAACAAGGTTCTCTGAGGGCAAGTTTGTCTCCCCTGAATGGAACCAAGTTTTTGCTTTTGAGGAAGAAAAAATCCACGCTTTTCATGTCGTTGTTATGGTGAAGGACAACACAGACATGTCAGATGCATACATTGGTCGTGTTAAGTTCATTGTTGATGAGGTTCCGAAAAGGGTCCCACCGGAGTCTTCATTGGCACCCCAATGGTACAAGCTTGAGGATCAAACTGGAACACAACTTGCTAGAGGAGATATCATGTTGTCTTTGTGGAAGGGAACTCAAGCAGATGAGTATTTTCCCAAAGCATGGTGTTCAGATGCTACAGATGCGAGTGGTGATGCATTTCTCTACACAGGCTCCAAGGTGTACCTGACCCCTACCCTTTGGTATCTCAGGGTCAATGTGATTCAAGCACAAGACTTGTTGCTAAGACTTGATCCTCAAAGTTCAGATCTTTTTGTCCAAGTTGATCTGGGAGCCCTGCGCTTGAGAACAGGTTTTTCTAAGAATAAGAGTGAAAACCCACTTTGGAATGAGGATTTGATATTTGTAGCACAAGAACCATTCGATGACACCCTTGTTCTTAGCGTTGAGCAAGGGACGCTGGCTGATCATGTAAGCTTGGGAAGACATTATCTTCAATTGAAAGGTGTGTACAAGAGACTAGATGGTGCAGGTGTGGATAGTCGTTGGTATAACCTTGATGAGACTCCAACAGCGGAGGTGAAGTTTGCTAGCAAGCTCAATGCAAGGATTTCCTTGGATGGTGCCTATCATGTGATGGATGAGCCTGTTGAATATTGCAGTGATTTCAGGCCTTCTGCAGAAGCGATTCGAAAACCGAGCATTGGGGTTTTGGAGCTGGGGATACTAAAGGCAACTGGTTTGGTTCCAATGAAGATGGGAGCTAGAATTGATGCCTATTGTGTGGTTAAATATGGCCCAAATTGGGTGAGGACTAGGACAATTGTGGACAGTCTTTCACCAAAGTGGAATGAGCAATATATTTGGGAAGTTTATGAGCCATTTACTGTCATTACTATTGCAGTGTTTGACAACAATCAATTAGATGCTAATAATAGAGGAGCAAGAGATGAAATGATAGCTAAGGTAAGGATTAGGCTTTCCACGTTGGACCGCAGCAAAGTCTACACGCATTCCTATCCTCTCATAAGTTTGCAACCTTCTGGGGTGGAGAAGGTGGGAGAAATCCATTTGGCAGTGAGGTTCTCTTGGCCAATTGTTTCTTCACTTGACATGTACAAATTCCACACTTCACCTTTGTTTCCAAGACACCACTATCTTTTCCCGCTGTCTCCTTATCAGTTTGATAACTTAAGAAACCAAGCTGCTCATGTGATAGCTCAGAGGTTAACAAGGGCAGAACCACCACTTGGGAAAGAGGTTGTGCATTGCATGTTGGATGTGGGATCAGACATGTGGAGCATGAGAAAAGGAATAATCAATTATAACAGGGTCATGAGTTTCCTTGGTTACTTTGTTTATTTCAGGACATTGTTGGAGGACATAAAGTCTTGGAAGAATCCAGTAACCACATTGCTTGTTTACCTTCAATGCATTATTATGCTCCTCTATCCAGAACCCATTTTTCCCCTGGTGTGTATCTATACTTTATACATTGGGTCGAAGCGATATTTCGAGAGGTCTAAGCACCCTGGCCACATAGATGCAGCATTGTGTGGTGCTGACACAACAAGTCCTGAGGATTTAGAAGAAGAACTTGATGTGTTTCCAACTCAAATTGGAGGGAGAAGTTTGATTAATAGATACGATAGGTTGAGAATCATTGCAAGGAATACACAAAGAATTGCTAATGACTGGGCCACCATGGGAGAGAAGCTACAATCTCTTTGCAGTTGGAGGGATCCAAGAGCTACACAAATGCTTTTGATATTTTGTTGTGTTGGTATGCTTGTGACAATTATTTTTCCTACTAAAATTATCATCTTCATTTCGATCACATTCTATCTAAGGCATCCATGGTTAAGGAGCAGTTCGCCTTCAATTCTTGAGACCTTGTTCAACAGAATGCCCTCCGAAAATGCTTTTATACTGTGA
- the LOC130723844 gene encoding G-type lectin S-receptor-like serine/threonine-protein kinase At2g19130, which yields MSFRFSPPSYYYSSSNDLDTQAQNTFDKFDQSVDSTMKWAVAGSVVYGVVVIIAIIAIAYAIIECLKKAGTVIPAYTQLPTTENDHKASKSLPSPSKIEVVIPPDSIVPGSKAEFATMERFLSNINREKPIRFSPEQLDGVTKNYSTILGSGAFGVVFKGELPNGELVAVKVLNCLDMGMEEQFKAEVGTIGRTYHINLVRLYGFCFHHDTRALVYECVENGSLDKYLFGSQNRNIELGKLHHIAIGTAKGLAYLHEECQHRIIHYDIKPENVLLDMKLEPKIADFGLAKLRNRESNTTINTHFRGTRGYAAPEMWKAYPVTYKCDVYSFGILLFEIVGRRRHFDSTYTESQQWFPKWTWEMFKNNELAVMLALCGTEEKDNEKAERMLKVALWCVQYSPEDRPLMSTVVKMLEGEIEISPPPFPFKNMVSWKANMTPDGSTADSDATPSSWKTDPLPEPGSRTMDNTFQIEKTT from the exons ATGAGTTTTCGATTTTCTCCCCCTTCCTACTACTACAGTTCCTCTAATGATTTAGATACACAGGCTCAAAACACTTTTGACAAGTTTGATCAGAGTGTTGATTCCACCATGAAATGGGCAGTAGCAGGATCTGTTG TTTATGGAGTGGTGGTAATAATAGCAATTATAGCAATAGCATATGCAATTATTGAGTGCTTGAAGAAGGCAGGAACTGTGATTCCAGCTTACACTCAGCTTCCAACCACAGAGAACGATCATAAAGCTTCAAAGTCACTTCCATCCCCCAGCAAAATAGAAGTGGTAATACCACCAGATTCCATAGTTCCTGGTTCAAAAGCTGAGTTTGCAACCATGGAAAGATTCCTGAgcaacatcaacagagagaaACCAATCAGGTTCTCACCTGAGCAACTtgatggagttacaaagaactACTCAACCATATTGGGTTCTGGTGCTTTTGGAGTAGTCTTCAAAGGAGAATTGCCAAATGGAGAACTTGTAGCAGTCAAAGTTCTCAACTGTTTGGATATGGGAATGGAAGAGCAATTCAAAGCAGAAGTTGGAACCATTGGAAGAACTTACCATATCAATCTAGTTAGACTTTATGGTTTCTGCTTCCACCATGATACAAGAGCTCTTGTTTATGAGTGTGTGGAAAATGGATCTCTTGACAAGTACTTATTTGGCAGCCAGAACAGGAACATTGAGCTGGGGAAGCTACATCACATTGCAATTGGAACAGCAAAGGGACTTGCTTATTTACATGAGGAATGTCAACATAGAATAATTCATTATGATATCAAACCAGAGAATGTTCTTCTTGACATGAAATTAGAACCAAAGATAGCAGATTTCGGCCTCGCGAAGCTCCGCAACAGGGAAAGTAACACTACAATCAACACACACTTTAGAGGAACCAGGGGGTATGCTGCACCAGAAATGTGGAAGGCTTATCCGGTGACTTACAAGTGTGATGTTTATAGTTTTGGTATTCTTCTTTTTGAAATTGTAGGGAGGAGAAGGCACTTTGATTCTACCTACACAGAATCACAGCAATGGTTTCCAAAGTGGACATGGGAGATGTTTAAGAATAATGAATTAGCTGTAATGCTTGCACTTTGTGGAACTGAAGAGAAAGACAATGAGAAAGCTGAGAGAATGTTAAAGGTGGCTCTATGGTGTGTTCAGTATTCACCAGAAGATAGGCCTCTTATGAGTACTGTGGTGAAGATGTTAGAGGGTGAAATAGAAATTTCTCCACCCCCATTTCCTTTCAAAAACATGGTTTCATGGAAAGCAAACATGACTCCGGATGGAAGCACTGCAGATTCAGATGCTACTCCATCATCATGGAAGACAGATCCTTTGCCAGAACCTGGTTCTAGAACCATGGACAATACATTTCAGATCGAAAAAACTACTTGA